One genomic window of Agarivorans sp. Alg241-V36 includes the following:
- the parC gene encoding DNA topoisomerase IV subunit A, giving the protein MSDANELSLEGVERLSMSNFTEQAYLNYSMYVIMDRALPHIGDGLKPVQRRIIYAMSELGLSANAKYKKSARTVGDVLGKYHPHGDSACYEAMVLMAQPFSYRHPLVDGQGNWGAPDDPKSFAAMRYTEAKLSKFSEVLLSELGQGTCDWIPNFDGTMNEPKTLPARLPHILLNGVTGIAVGMATDIPPHNVKEVANACVHLLDNPKAQLEDLLEHVQAPDYPTEAEIITPAKDIRKIYETGRGSVKMRAVFHTEDGEVVITALPHQVSGAKVLEQVAAQMQAKKLPMVVDLRDESDHENPTRIVVVPRSNRVDVDQLMNHLFASTDLERNYRVNLNMLGLDNRPQVKGLVQILSEWLRYRRDVVRRRLQYRLDKVLARLHILEGLLIAFLNIDEVIEIIRTEDEPKAALMERFGLSNKQAESILEIKLRQLAKLEEIKIRGEQAELAEERDKLEKLLGSERRMSTLLKKELIADAETYGDERRSPLVERSEAKALSEKELMPNEAITVVLSDKGWARAAKGHEVDAQGLSYKAGDSFLGSASGRSNQQAVFFDTAGRSYALDSHTLPSARSQGEPLTGRFNPAPGEMFSHVVMADDEQRYLIASDAGYGFIGKYADMLSKNKNGKAYLNLPAGSKVLAPIEVSSYDTDSCLAISNEGRMLVFPLTSLPALAKGKGNKLISIPTARVKNREEYVTLLQVVPADASVTLFAGKRKLTLKPSDLDHYRGERGRRGNKLPRGLQRVDGIEIEATALENDEPTTDDA; this is encoded by the coding sequence ATGAGTGATGCCAATGAACTCAGTTTAGAGGGCGTAGAACGCCTATCAATGAGTAACTTCACTGAGCAGGCGTATTTAAACTATTCCATGTACGTCATCATGGATCGCGCTTTACCGCATATTGGCGACGGCTTAAAGCCGGTGCAACGACGCATTATTTACGCCATGTCGGAGCTCGGTTTATCGGCTAACGCTAAGTACAAAAAGTCGGCACGTACCGTAGGTGATGTACTGGGTAAGTATCACCCACATGGTGACTCGGCCTGTTACGAAGCCATGGTATTAATGGCTCAGCCTTTTTCTTATCGCCATCCCTTGGTGGACGGACAAGGTAACTGGGGGGCACCCGATGATCCTAAATCCTTCGCGGCCATGCGTTATACCGAAGCCAAGCTGTCTAAGTTCTCAGAAGTACTGTTGAGCGAACTCGGTCAGGGAACCTGTGATTGGATCCCTAACTTTGATGGCACCATGAATGAGCCAAAAACCTTGCCAGCGCGCTTGCCACACATTTTGCTAAATGGTGTTACCGGCATTGCAGTGGGCATGGCTACCGATATTCCGCCACACAACGTCAAAGAAGTGGCTAACGCCTGTGTGCACTTACTCGATAACCCCAAAGCGCAATTGGAAGATTTACTGGAGCATGTTCAAGCGCCCGATTACCCCACCGAAGCAGAGATAATTACCCCGGCCAAAGATATTCGTAAAATCTACGAAACCGGCCGTGGTTCAGTGAAGATGCGTGCGGTGTTTCATACCGAAGATGGTGAAGTGGTGATTACCGCATTGCCGCACCAAGTCTCTGGTGCCAAAGTTTTGGAGCAAGTCGCCGCGCAAATGCAGGCTAAAAAGCTGCCGATGGTGGTGGATTTACGTGACGAGTCAGACCACGAAAACCCCACTCGTATCGTTGTTGTCCCTCGCTCAAATAGAGTAGATGTCGATCAGCTGATGAATCACCTGTTTGCTTCTACCGATCTGGAACGTAATTACCGAGTTAACCTCAACATGCTGGGTTTAGATAACCGCCCACAAGTGAAAGGTTTAGTACAAATATTAAGTGAGTGGCTACGTTACCGCCGAGATGTGGTGCGTCGCCGTTTACAATACCGCTTAGACAAGGTGCTGGCGCGCTTACATATTTTAGAAGGCTTGTTAATTGCCTTCTTAAACATTGATGAAGTGATCGAAATTATTCGAACTGAAGATGAGCCTAAAGCAGCCCTTATGGAACGTTTTGGTCTGTCGAATAAGCAAGCTGAATCTATTTTAGAGATTAAACTTCGTCAGCTGGCTAAGTTAGAAGAAATCAAAATTCGCGGTGAACAAGCTGAACTTGCCGAAGAGCGCGATAAGCTTGAGAAGCTGTTAGGCAGCGAACGCCGTATGAGCACATTGCTTAAGAAAGAGCTAATTGCCGACGCCGAAACCTATGGCGATGAGCGTCGTTCACCACTGGTGGAGCGTTCAGAAGCAAAAGCCTTAAGCGAAAAAGAACTCATGCCTAACGAAGCCATTACCGTGGTCTTGTCGGATAAAGGTTGGGCAAGAGCCGCCAAAGGCCACGAAGTAGATGCGCAGGGCTTAAGTTATAAAGCGGGCGATAGTTTCCTTGGCAGCGCTAGCGGACGGAGTAATCAGCAAGCCGTATTCTTTGATACCGCAGGGCGAAGTTATGCTTTGGATTCACACACTTTACCGTCTGCGCGTAGCCAAGGTGAACCTCTTACTGGGCGCTTTAACCCAGCACCTGGTGAAATGTTTAGCCATGTGGTGATGGCGGATGACGAGCAGCGTTATTTAATTGCCTCTGATGCAGGCTATGGCTTTATTGGCAAATACGCCGATATGCTTAGCAAGAATAAAAATGGTAAGGCCTACCTCAATCTGCCAGCAGGCAGCAAGGTACTAGCGCCTATTGAAGTAAGTAGTTATGACACAGATAGCTGCCTAGCCATTTCCAACGAAGGGCGAATGTTAGTCTTCCCACTTACCAGCCTGCCTGCACTGGCAAAAGGTAAAGGTAATAAACTAATAAGCATTCCAACGGCGCGGGTTAAAAATCGCGAAGAATATGTCACCTTGCTGCAAGTGGTGCCTGCCGATGCGTCAGTCACTTTATTTGCCGGTAAACGTAAACTTACCCTTAAGCCAAGCGATTTAGATCATTATCGGGGCGAACGAGGTCGTCGTGGTAATAAACTGCCGCGTGGATTGCAACGTGTTGATGGCATTGAGATTGAGGCCACAGCCCTAGAAAACGATGAGCCAACGACAGATGACGCTTAG
- a CDS encoding 1-acylglycerol-3-phosphate O-acyltransferase, whose product MLAVIRILFIALVMLTAFPFVILYCLTRPRHPDLVHQIGVLIAKCGRFVGIDVELRYLSDDIPDKAVWIANHQNSYDMFTLPFALRKGVVSIGKKSLAKIPFFGQIYWITGNILIDRDRRSKAADTIKQAAEAIDKRHLSVWMFPEGTRSYGRGLQAFKTGAFHLALQAKVPMLPICCSSTHGQVKLNRWNNGKVIVEVGKPIDVSQWKENLRAEITQLHDTMEQRIYELTMEARGEAADYQEVHKKQVELNQATVGEQA is encoded by the coding sequence ATGTTAGCCGTAATTCGAATTTTGTTTATTGCCTTGGTAATGCTGACGGCATTTCCGTTTGTGATTTTGTATTGTTTAACGCGACCTCGCCATCCTGATTTAGTGCATCAAATTGGTGTACTTATCGCAAAATGTGGCCGCTTTGTGGGTATCGATGTGGAGCTTAGATATTTAAGCGACGATATTCCCGATAAAGCAGTGTGGATCGCCAACCATCAAAACAGCTACGACATGTTCACTCTACCTTTTGCTTTGCGCAAAGGTGTGGTGTCGATTGGCAAAAAAAGCCTAGCTAAAATTCCATTTTTTGGCCAAATCTACTGGATCACCGGTAACATTCTTATTGACCGAGACCGCCGTAGTAAAGCTGCTGATACCATTAAACAGGCTGCTGAAGCTATCGATAAGCGCCACCTTTCTGTGTGGATGTTCCCAGAAGGAACTCGTAGCTACGGCCGTGGTTTACAAGCCTTTAAAACCGGCGCTTTTCATTTAGCCTTGCAGGCTAAGGTGCCAATGTTGCCAATTTGCTGTTCGTCTACTCATGGCCAAGTAAAGCTTAACCGCTGGAACAACGGTAAAGTGATTGTAGAAGTGGGCAAGCCGATTGATGTCAGCCAATGGAAAGAAAACCTACGTGCCGAAATTACCCAGCTGCACGATACTATGGAACAACGCATCTATGAGCTAACCATGGAAGCGCGTGGCGAAGCTGCCGATTACCAAGAAGTTCATAAGAAACAAGTCGAATTAAATCAAGCCACGGTGGGAGAACAAGCATGA